One genomic region from Rutidosis leptorrhynchoides isolate AG116_Rl617_1_P2 unplaced genomic scaffold, CSIRO_AGI_Rlap_v1 contig203, whole genome shotgun sequence encodes:
- the LOC139881853 gene encoding tobamovirus multiplication protein 2B-like, with product MATSKPPPSASRAGTAKAIVADQISQSVQSTSNLLHLLQHSSPSNAQLMKLPKNLLEKTSTIKNTGQVLQQMPHVISSLDAHLEHGLQSLPHLQTIVQLLGNIKTCQLDMLSHAHLPQNEAELSHQPLDKES from the exons ATGGCGACATCGAAACCGCCGCCGTCGGCGAGTAGAGCGGGGACAGCGAAAGCGATTGTAGCAGATCAGATATCACAGAGCGTACAATCCACCTCCAATCTCCTCCATCTCTTGCAACACTCGTCTCCTTCAAAC GCTCAACTAATGAAGCTTCCGAAGAACCTTCTGGAGAAAACTTCAACGATTAAGAACACTGGCCAA GTGCTACAGCAGATGCCTCATGTTATTTCGTCCTTGGATGCACATTTAGAACATGGATTACAAAG TCTTCCTCATTTGCAAACTATAGTTCAGTTGCTTGGAAATATAAAGACTTGCCAGCTTGATATGCTATCTCATGCACATCTTCCTCAAAAT GAAGCCGAGCTTTCACATCAACCGCTCGATAAGGAGAGCTGA